The Balneola sp. genomic sequence GTATCAAAAGCTTATGTCGATAATATCATCGAATCTATACAGGAAGCGGTATTTGTTTCAGACAGCAACGGAATTTTGATTCGGGCAAATTCAGCAGCAACTGAATTAGTAGGTTATAAGGAGGATGAAATGCTTAATACTCCGGTAAAAAACTACTACAACCTCAAAGAAATGGGTAAACAGTACGATGAATTTCATTTGGATAAGGGCTCTTTTGAATTTTCATTAATCAATAAGAATAAAGAGGCATTTCCAGTGCTGTTTTCTGAAGCACAACTGGTGGATAACCAGGGAGCTGAAGTAGGAAGGGTTTCTGTCGCAAGTGATATCTCAGAAAGGAAAAAACAAGAAGAAGAAATTCGGGCATCACTAAAAGAAAAAGAAGTGATGTTGGCAGAAATCCATCACCGGGTAAAGAATAATCTTGCAGTAATCTCGGGACTATTGCAGCTACAAACGTACAGTGCGAATAATGAAGAAGTTGAAAAAGCACTGAGTGACAGCCAGATGAGAGTGCAGTCCATTGCCTTGGTTCACGAAATGTTGTACGAAAGTGAGTCGCTGGCATACATTAAATATGACAAGTATATAAATGACTTACTGCAGGCCATCAGCAGCATGCATATGAATAGCAAAGAAATAAAGCTTACTTCTGAAGTTGAGCCTATTTCGTTAAGTATAAATCAGGCGATTCCATGCTCCCTGCTTATAAATGAACTGATTGTTAATGCCTTCAAACACGCATTCAATGATCAGGAAGAAGGCGAGATTAAGGTAAAACTTAGACAGCATGAAGATGAGATCACTATGGTAATCTCAGACACGGGAAGTGGTTTTGATATCGAAAAATTTAATGATTCAGATTCTCTGGGAGCTACATTGATAAAAACACTATCGGATCAACTTGGCAGTAAATTCGAGATTCTTGAAAATTCTAAAAATAAAGGCAGTGTGTTTAAGATTAAGTTTATCAGAGAGAGTCACTCCGACCAAGTGCATCCATCTTCGTTTTCTCGGAATAATCCCAAAAGTTAGGTAACAAATCAGCTAGAAAAACGTAGCTTCATTTCGAGGCTAAAAAAAAGAGTTTGCTGATTTTAAAATGAAGATTAATTAGGGCACTATCCGTTGATAAATAGACGCACTTATATATTACTATTCTGTGGAGTTATTGGCTTGCTATGCTATTTCTATCTCCGCCCATCCATAGAATACTATTCTTCCGGCCCTGTAGCTGACAGTAAATCAGCAACGGAAGATTACATAAGAGAGTTAGCCCCTGCACTTGGTTTCTCAACCGATTCTCTGGCAATGATTACCATGCGTAAACAGCATCAGAATTATGTGAAAACATTGCAGGATACGCTGCCGGGAGATATTTCTCTTTCAATGCTTAATGAGGGAGGAGTACATATTCAAAGCTGGCAAACGGTAATCGGGCAGCAAAATAAAAGCAACGGTGTTTTTGCAACACCCGGTCAGCTTTTTGAGGAAGTGGGAGCTTTGAAGGTAAATACCTCTAATGCAGGGCGGGTAATCCGGATGGAAGCTCATCCAGAAAATTCAAACCTTACCTTTTTGACGGGTGATTCATTACTCACAATCGCGCAAAATTTAGTAGGCTATACTTTTGGGTATAATTTGAATCAGTACATGCTTTCAGAAAGTGTGCCTCAAGATGACAGTACTTTTGTGATCTTTGAAGAAAGAAATCAGCGGGTAATGCTGGATAACAGTGATATGGAAGAATCATTGGATATCACCTGGAAAAGAAAGGAAGGAGTTACAGATACACCGGCTGAACTATCTCTAAGTTTAAAGCCAATTATTCGTGAAATTGATAACGAAGATGGCTTTAGGACGGAGTTTGGATATAGCATTGCCTCATTTAAGGCGATGGATATTTTTGAGCCTGCAGATTTAGACTCTCAACCGATAAGTCAGACAGAAGAGGATTACACTTTCACTTTTGGTTTTTTTCTGGCGGTATTTGTTCTAGCCATTTTGATATTTAGTGTAGGTATAAGAAATATTTTTAAAGGGAAAGTAGAATGGCGCAGAGCACTGTTAATGTTCTTGGCCATCGCAGCGGGCTCTTATGGCTGGCGGGCTATCTTTTTTATGGATTCCTATAATCCATTCCTAAGCAACGCAGGGATGATAGGCGGCACGTTTAATAGTCTGCTTATTGGGTTAGTTTTGGGCTTGTACGCGGCCATGGCATATATAAGCTGGGAGGCCTTGGCTCGCTCTCAAAAACAAGGTCAAGTTGCTATCATTGATGCTTTATGGCAGAGGAAGTTCTTTATCAGTGAGACCGGCGCAGCACTCGTAAACGGTTTCGCCATAGGTGGTATAGTAATAGGTGTTATATCAGGCATTGTTTTCTTATTGGGTGAATTCTTGCTGCAGGCTGATAGTCAGTTTGGCTTTGCTGAAGCTGGAATTGGACCACGCCTGCTAACTATGAACATGAGTATGTGGACCACTACATGGCTGGTATGTGTGGCGCAGATCGGTTTCGTGTATTCAATTTTAAATCACTGGATCAAAAAGGAATGGCTTGTCGGAATATTAGCAATTCTATTTTCCGGATTTTGTATAACCGTTCTGGGAAGACTAATTGGTACCAGTGGCTCAGGGTTTGAAGATCTATTGGTTTACCTGAGTATTGCTGTTATACTTATTTATGCCCTTCGTGAATTTGGACTTCTCACAGTATCTACAGCGTGGTGGTTTTTTACTTCGTTTTTTATGATCCAGCCTTATTTAGGCTCAGAGTCTATGGAAGTGGCATACGTAGGCTGGGTTCAGTTATTCATTATGGCGGGTCCGTTAATTTACGGGTTCATTGCCTATCGTTATGGGGCGTCTGTTTCGGAAGTAGGAGATTATATTCCCGAGTATGAAGAACGTATAGCTCAACATTTACGGGTCGAAAAGGAAATTGAAATCGCCCGGGAAAGTCAATACAAACTCATGCCACTTCAACCCCCAAAAGCGGAAGGTTTTGATGTTTATGGGTTTTTTCTTCCCTCTTTTGAAGTAGGTGGAGACTACTTCGATTATGTACTAACAAAGAATGAGAGTGGTGATGCTATAGCATTGACAATGGCTGTTGTAGATGTGTCAGGAAAAGCCATGAGAGCAGCTATGCCAGCTATTTTCACTAGTGGGCTTTTACTTTCTCGCATGAAAGATGATATGCCGGATGAAGTACTTTCACAGATTTCAGAACCTATTTTTTCGCGAACAGATAAAAGAACATTCATTACATGTGCTCTTGCCCGGTACGACCTAGAATCAAAGAAAATGAGTGTTGCTAATGCTGGTCACTGCCGCCCGGTATTGAAACGAAATGGACTTGCAGAGTTTATTCAGACGCCGGCACCCGCTTATCCACTGGGGATAAGGGAGGAAGTAACCTATAAATCACAAAGTATTAGTATGAAAAAGGGAGATTTCTTTCTCTTATATTCTGATGGGCTTCCGGAAGCTGTTAATGAAAAAGGTGAACGTTTTGGGTTCGACAGTGTTCCTAGACTAATTGAATCAATTGATACAGATTCACTTTCTGCACATGAAATCGCTCAAGAGATTAAGCGTACTGTTCAGAAGTTCAGTAACTATCAATTGGCGGACGATACCACTATCATATGCCTGAAGGTTTAATAAGTATTAAACGCCTTTTATAAGGACTATTTGCTACAAATAAGGCGTCTTTATCTAATAATAAAACATAAAAAAATAGAACATGGCTCAAGATCAAAACTTTGATTTTAATGTGCCGCCTCAGTTCGAGCAGATTTCAAAAAACATCCGGCTTATTGTTGGCGGATTGATTGTAGCTTTGCTCGGGTTTTCAACTTTCTTCACGGTAGATCCGGAAGAAGTTGGAGTAGTAGTGCGGCTTGGTAAATTTGTAGAAACAGTAGAACCGGGATTGAATTTTAAAATGCCACTTATCGATCAGGTGGAACTGGTTCTGGTAGAACGACAGTTGAAACAAGAATTCGGATATCGTACAGTTCAGGCAGGCGTTCAAACTCAATATCAAAAAGCAGGTTACGAAGATGAATCATTGATGCTCACTGGAGATCTTAACCTCGCTGATGTGGAATGGGTTGTACAATATCGTATTAACGACCCTTACAGCTACCTCTTTAAAGTCAGAAATGCTGAATCCACACTTTCTGATATTTCTGAAGCGGCAATGCGACAAATTGTTGGTGACCGAACTGTAAATGAGGTGTTGACAGTAGGTCGTGCCGAAGTTTCTATTCGAGTTCAGGAACTCATTCAGGCATTGGTAATGGAATATGAGATGGGTATTACGATTGAGCAGGTTGTACTTCAGGATATCAACCCTCCAAATCCTGTAAAACCATCCTTCAATGCGGTTAACGAAGCGCAACAGCAGCGTGAGACCTTGATAAATCAGGCTCGTGCCGATTATAACCGGGTAATTCCAAGAGCACGTGGTGAAGCTCAGGAAACTATTCAGCGAGCGGAAGGTTATGCCTCAGAGCGTGTGAATACTTCCGAAGGTGAAGTGTCTAGGTTTAATGACTTATATACCGAGTATGTGAAAGCGCCACAGGTGACGAAACAACGAATATTTTTAGAAACGATGGAAGATATCATCCCGAAAATGGGTAAAAAAATTATCATGGATGAAAACGGAAATAATGTACTGCCGTTGCTTCAAATGCAACTAAATGGCGTACAGAATTCATCGCAGCAAAACAATAACGGAGGTAACTAAGATGCAACAAGCAAAAGGAATAATTGCCGGTGTTATTGGTTTAGTTATTGTATTAACTGCATTAGATGGGTTTTATATAGTCCATGAAACCGAACAGGTTATTATCACTCAGTTTGGTGACCCTGTTGGGGAAGCTATCACAGAACCGGGTCTTAAATTTAAGATTCCATTTATGCAGGAAGCGAACTTCTTTGAGAAGCGTTATCTGGAATGGGATGGAGATAGAAATCAGATTCCAACCCGTGATAAGAAATTCATTTTTGTGGATTCTTATGCGAGATGGCAAATCACAGATCCACTGCAGTTCTACCAACGATTAGGTAACGAACGTGGTGCGCAATCTCGTCTGGATGACATTCTGGATGGAGAAACCCGAAATGCCATTGCTTCTCATGATTTACTGGAAATTGTACGTACCAGTAACCGTGAACCGGATACTTCCGGCGCCGCTATTTTAGAAGTTGTAGAAGATTCTCTGCAAACTATTGAAACGGGTCGCGAAACCATTCAGGAAGAAATCCAAACGAAAGCAAATGAGCGGGCTACCGACCTTGGAATTGTGATCCTTGATTTCCGAATTAAACGAGTCAATTATGTGCAGGACGTTCGCCAGACGGTCTACGATCGAATGATCTCAGAGCGAAATAGAATCGCTGATGAGTTTAGATCTGAAGGACAAGGGGAGGCTTCCCGAATTAACGGTGAGAAAGAGCGTGACTTGAAGCGAATTCAGTCTGAAGCTTTCCGTGAGGCTGAAATTATACGTGGTGAAGCGGATGCAAGAGCGGCAGCCATTTATAACTCTGCTTATAATCGAACGAATCAGTCTCGAGAACTATATTCGTTTATGCGGTCGATGGAAGCTTACACTAAAACCATGGATAAAGAAACGAACATCATTCTTTCAACCGATAGTGATTTCTTCCGTTATTTGAACAGCATTGATTAGGTAAATTGAACCTAAATCGTATTTTAAAAGCACGGGTTAATCGCTCGTGCTTTTTTTGTTTAATTAAAATAGGTCTATGAAACGGAAAGAAAAATTTGGCCGGTTTGTTGGTGGTATCATCGTATTTGCACCGATCTATGGTGTCTTAATGTATATTTTTTCTGACACCGGATTTGATTGGATTGAAACGTTGTTAGTATCGGTGCTATGGTCAGCCGGTATGGTCGTTTTTGAAAGTTTCTGGCAGAAGCGGAAAAAACCTTCAGATTCACAAGAATAGGTTACTATTTACCACTCGCTGTTTCAGGCGTAATTGTCAGGCTGAAGCCTGCACTATTAAATACAACTGCACAATCCGCAACTCATCATAAGAAACCTCTTCGTTCAAGGCATCATAAACGGGTCGGAGAAGATCATTTCCATGTTCATTAAAGGCTTTTGTGACCCTATCAAAGTCTGCTTCTGACAACCTGGAGTGATTTTGTAACTTTTCAGGTGGAATTTCATATCCGGCCTTAACGTATTTAGCAAGGCTTTGAATTACTGTCGTTTCTTTGTTATCAAAGTGATCTGCAATCTCGGATACAGGTTTCCCTGCCTTAAACATTGCTCCTACCTGATAAGAACGGCTACTCTTTTTAATCACCTTTTGTTTTGGTGGAGCCTGAACCTGATCACCTTTAGATTTTTCTTTCAGATTGTGTTCTGAAGAATAGCTTTGAATTATTTCCAGAAATTTATCTCCGTACTTCTCTTTCTTCGCAGCACCTACACCATGTATAGTAAGTAAACTGCGTTCTGACTGAGGAAAGAAATAAGCCATTTCCATCAGAGTTTTATCAGCGAAAATAATGTAAGGTGGCACATCTCCCTCTTTTGCGAGTGCTGTTCTTTTTTCTTTCAGTAGCTTGAAGAGGACATGATCATATTCTAAAGATTCTGCAGAAGCCCGGGATTTGGCGGAGCTGGATTTTTTTTGTTCCTCAATCACTCCGAAAAATTCTTCTTCTCCTTTTAAAATTGAAATGGCTGCTGGCGTAAGCTTTACACCTCCATACTGACCGTCTTTTGTGATTACATCCTGACTCATAAGCTCACGATATAATTGCTTCCATTGCCCTCGACTAAGTTCATTCCCAATTCCATAAGTCGAAAGTTGGTCATGCTGAAGCTGTAGGAGTTTCTTTTGTTTGGAGCCAAGGAGAATATCTTTGATATGGTGAAAGCCGAATGTCTGACCGGTTCGTGCTACCGTAGATAGAAATTTTTGAGCAGGGACGGTGAGGTTTTGAGTGTCAGGCACATCACCGGTGCAGAAATCACACATCCCACAAGGTTCATCCGTGTAGGCTTCCCCAAAATAATCAAGCAATGGGATGCGGCGGCATTCGCGTGCTTCTACAAAGCCAAGGAGATCCTCCAGATGTTGATTGGCAACTCGCTGCTCCTCGTCAGACTTTTGGTTGATGAAATATCGGATTTTACCTACATCACCATAACTAAAAAGAAAAAGGCAATCTGCTCGAAGCCCATCTCTCCCAGCCCTCCCAATTTGCTGATAATAAGATTCAATGTTCTTGGGCATATCATGATGGATAACGAATCGTACATCTGGTTTATCGATACCCATTCCAAAAGCAATGGTAGCCACAATGATATTTACTTCATCATGAATAAAGGATTCCTGGTGCTGAACCCGCTTGTCCTCACTGAGTCCTGCATGATAGGGAAGTACAGAAAAGCCGTTGGCTTCCAAATCTATGGCAAGTTCATCCACCTGCCGGCGAGAAAAACAGTAGATAATTCCGGATTGATCTTCGTGCTTGTTCAGAAACTCCACAGTTTGTTGCAGTGGATTTGATTTATTGACGATATCCAGAAATAGATTTTGCCGATCAAAGCTGGCGATAAAAGTACTGGCATTAGCTAGCCCCAGACTCGTTGCGATATCATTTTGAACTTGTGGAGTTGCTGTAGCAGTGAGTGCAAGGCAAACAGCATTCTTAAATGTAGCCTTCACCTCAGCTAATTGCCGGTATTCAGGCCTGAAATCGTGTCCCCATTCAGAAATACAATGCGCTTCATCAATAGCAAAGCAATCTACCTGTAGCCCTGAAAGCAGGTCAAGGACAGAATTCTTCATCAGGGTTTCAGGAGCGAGATACAGTAAATCGATATCTCCATTTCTAACGCGTTGTTCGGTGCTGATATATTCAGCCGCAGAAAGAGAGCTGTTTAAAAAAGTGGCTGAAACACCATATGCCTTCAGCTGATCCACCTGATCTTTCATCAATGAAATAAGTGGGGATACGACAATGGTTATGCCATCAAAAAGGAGAGCCGGTATTTGGTAGCAAAGAGATTTCCCACCGCCCGTGGGCATAATGGCAAGGGTGTCCTTTTTCTGGAGGACATTCTGAATGATGTCCTTTTGAAGTGACCGGAATTTCTCAAAGCCAAAAACCTCATGGAGTATATGTTCTGCTTGTTGGATGTCCGGCATGGTAGAGGAGGAGGTTTCTGAAAATTGCATATTCTTTTTCTAAGGTAAGAGCTATGAAATCCGAATTCCTTACAGATTTTTTAAAAGAGAGGTTGGTACAACTAAAGAATGTAGGTGCTGAAAAAAGAAAACAACGCCTTTTACTTTTTCCGTCTGGAACTGTTTCTTCTCACACGGCTGTGCAAAGAAATGTCAGAATTTGTTATGAATTTATATAAAACACGGGTCCAGGAGCTATGCGCATATAGATCATCGTAAAACTCAGGAGCCATTTTCTTTAACTCAGGTAACCGAGATCCAGGGATATATGGAAAATCGTGATGCTCGTTATGGAAACCCACATTGAATGAAAGTTTATTTAATGGACCATAATAGGAATAGGTTTCCTGTCCTTCTTCAAAAACATAATGCTCGGAAATAAAATGTCCTGCCAATGGATGTAAGCTTCCAGCAAAAAATACGGATACAGCTAAATAAAGAAGTGCGCCCCAACCGGAGAAATATATAAATAGTGCAATAACCGGAAATTGAAATGCCATGTTAATGAAATGCCATTTCTTCATTTTGATAGGATGCACAAACAGCGGGCGTATAATGTAGCATAAGATCTGGTTGAAGGCCCAGGTCAATTTTCCCCATAAACCTTTAAAAAAGCCCGCTTCAGCCGCGAGCGGCAGGTCAGCATCATGATGCTCATCGCCCTGCTCGGCATGATGCATCAAATGGTAGGTCTTGAAAGACATCGCATAAGGAAAGATCATGGGGATATTTGCAAAGATAGCCAGCCAATTGTTGTGGGCTCTTTTTTTGGAAGCCAGGTGGTGACTTAATTCATGGATAGCCAAAAATAAAGAATGAGAAATGGTAGCGCCCACTGCGTATGCAAGGATCAAAAATAGAGCCCAGTGCATATTTGGAGCAAAATAAGCAGTAACCATTTGGATGCTTACTAAACCAAAAACTTTGTATTTAAGGGAGGGATCGACTCCGTAAAGCTCTCGTACCTGTGGATATTTCTTTAATATGGCCTTTCTTCGTTCTAAATGAGGCTCTTCATCCTCTGACCAGTAAAACCCTTCGTCGTCTCGTTTATGTGCCCCAGATACTGTAGTACTCATGCAGAATCTTTCATTTATAATGAATTCAATTTCTATTAATATAGCAAAAATATTGCATTCGGGCTGTTTTGAAAACTTATACAATGACCATAATATCGGGAATGAAATAGCCTGAGTTGCTATCAATCAAAGACTGTAAATTCTCTTTATTGAGAATCTTAGTTCTTAACTTCTTCCCTCAGATAGCGATTGGATATCTTAATCAAGCCAGTTCTCCAAAATCCACATCCAGCATTTCGCTTAATATTTCTTTGCTCTTTGTGGTTTTAACTTGGGCGCCAAGCTTCATCAGAATATTATAAAGCCCAAGGTGCACACGGGTTGTATATAAGAAGTGCTGAGAACCACGAGGTTCATTTCCAATGGGGGCGTCTTTAGTGAAATGGCGTATGGTATTACGAAAGTTTTCCTGCCCAAA encodes the following:
- the hflK gene encoding FtsH protease activity modulator HflK, whose translation is MAQDQNFDFNVPPQFEQISKNIRLIVGGLIVALLGFSTFFTVDPEEVGVVVRLGKFVETVEPGLNFKMPLIDQVELVLVERQLKQEFGYRTVQAGVQTQYQKAGYEDESLMLTGDLNLADVEWVVQYRINDPYSYLFKVRNAESTLSDISEAAMRQIVGDRTVNEVLTVGRAEVSIRVQELIQALVMEYEMGITIEQVVLQDINPPNPVKPSFNAVNEAQQQRETLINQARADYNRVIPRARGEAQETIQRAEGYASERVNTSEGEVSRFNDLYTEYVKAPQVTKQRIFLETMEDIIPKMGKKIIMDENGNNVLPLLQMQLNGVQNSSQQNNNGGN
- the hflC gene encoding HflC protein, with amino-acid sequence MQQAKGIIAGVIGLVIVLTALDGFYIVHETEQVIITQFGDPVGEAITEPGLKFKIPFMQEANFFEKRYLEWDGDRNQIPTRDKKFIFVDSYARWQITDPLQFYQRLGNERGAQSRLDDILDGETRNAIASHDLLEIVRTSNREPDTSGAAILEVVEDSLQTIETGRETIQEEIQTKANERATDLGIVILDFRIKRVNYVQDVRQTVYDRMISERNRIADEFRSEGQGEASRINGEKERDLKRIQSEAFREAEIIRGEADARAAAIYNSAYNRTNQSRELYSFMRSMEAYTKTMDKETNIILSTDSDFFRYLNSID
- the recQ gene encoding DNA helicase RecQ, which produces MQFSETSSSTMPDIQQAEHILHEVFGFEKFRSLQKDIIQNVLQKKDTLAIMPTGGGKSLCYQIPALLFDGITIVVSPLISLMKDQVDQLKAYGVSATFLNSSLSAAEYISTEQRVRNGDIDLLYLAPETLMKNSVLDLLSGLQVDCFAIDEAHCISEWGHDFRPEYRQLAEVKATFKNAVCLALTATATPQVQNDIATSLGLANASTFIASFDRQNLFLDIVNKSNPLQQTVEFLNKHEDQSGIIYCFSRRQVDELAIDLEANGFSVLPYHAGLSEDKRVQHQESFIHDEVNIIVATIAFGMGIDKPDVRFVIHHDMPKNIESYYQQIGRAGRDGLRADCLFLFSYGDVGKIRYFINQKSDEEQRVANQHLEDLLGFVEARECRRIPLLDYFGEAYTDEPCGMCDFCTGDVPDTQNLTVPAQKFLSTVARTGQTFGFHHIKDILLGSKQKKLLQLQHDQLSTYGIGNELSRGQWKQLYRELMSQDVITKDGQYGGVKLTPAAISILKGEEEFFGVIEEQKKSSSAKSRASAESLEYDHVLFKLLKEKRTALAKEGDVPPYIIFADKTLMEMAYFFPQSERSLLTIHGVGAAKKEKYGDKFLEIIQSYSSEHNLKEKSKGDQVQAPPKQKVIKKSSRSYQVGAMFKAGKPVSEIADHFDNKETTVIQSLAKYVKAGYEIPPEKLQNHSRLSEADFDRVTKAFNEHGNDLLRPVYDALNEEVSYDELRIVQLYLIVQASA
- a CDS encoding fatty acid desaturase encodes the protein MSTTVSGAHKRDDEGFYWSEDEEPHLERRKAILKKYPQVRELYGVDPSLKYKVFGLVSIQMVTAYFAPNMHWALFLILAYAVGATISHSLFLAIHELSHHLASKKRAHNNWLAIFANIPMIFPYAMSFKTYHLMHHAEQGDEHHDADLPLAAEAGFFKGLWGKLTWAFNQILCYIIRPLFVHPIKMKKWHFINMAFQFPVIALFIYFSGWGALLYLAVSVFFAGSLHPLAGHFISEHYVFEEGQETYSYYGPLNKLSFNVGFHNEHHDFPYIPGSRLPELKKMAPEFYDDLYAHSSWTRVLYKFITNSDISLHSRVRRNSSRRKK